Proteins co-encoded in one Papaver somniferum cultivar HN1 chromosome 5, ASM357369v1, whole genome shotgun sequence genomic window:
- the LOC113282628 gene encoding RING-H2 finger protein ATL56-like produces the protein MNIEEEDFTTMPLNHNRLIESRYMHHHHNHIPSNDHAVIFPSPSTISIRRSTTTPTTAAASTVSPSKSNPKFLAFFIQAVVMAIVILLFFLFVGIAAIVLIHIAIIGRAIHRRRYRRSLSRTARSDDLMEDDLDFGGVGFGLSHRDLNKLQAFYYGSGGEKSDSSSSSSEDCAVCLEALKQGERSRILPQCKHVFHANCIDSWLIRVPACPVCRGTVDPNSDTDGFEDSNNEFM, from the coding sequence ATGAACATCGAAGAAGAAGATTTCACAACCATGCCCTTAAATCATAACCGTCTAATCGAAAGCCGATACatgcatcatcatcataatcacatACCGTCCAACGATCATGCCGTCATCTTTCCATCACCATCAACAATTTCGATTCGAAGATccacaacaacaccaacaacagcagcagcttcaacagtATCACCATCAAAATCGAACCCTAAATTTCTTGCTTTTTTTATCCAAGCAGTAGTAATGGCGATTGTAATTTTGTTATTCTTCCTCTTCGTTGGAATCGCTGCAATTGTTCTCATCCATATCGCGATAATTGGTAGAGCAATTCATCGTCGTAGATATCGAAGATCATTATCAAGAACTGCGCGATCAGATGATTTGATGGAAGATGATTTAGATTTTGGTGGTGTTGGGTTTGGGTTATCTCATAGAGATCTTAATAAATTACAAGCTTTTTATTACGGTTCCGGTGGTGAAAAATCGGATTCTTCATCCAGTTCGTCGGAAGATTGTGCTGTTTGTTTAGAGGCATTGAAACAAGGTGAACGGAGTCGGATTCTACCACAATGTAAACATGTTTTTCATGCTAATTGTATTGATTCATGGTTGATTAGAGTTCCCGCATGCCCGGTTTGCCGTGGAACTGTTGACCCGAATTCAGATACAGATGGATTCGAGGATAGTAACAATGAATTTATGTAA